One window from the genome of Acuticoccus sp. I52.16.1 encodes:
- the recA gene encoding recombinase RecA, producing MAQSDLRLVEGSSVDKTKALTAAISQIERSFGKGSIMKLGAGQTIEVETVSTGSLGLDIALGIGGLPKGRIVEIYGPESSGKTTLALHTVAEAQKKGGIAAFIDAEHALDPIYARKLGVQVDDLLISQPDAGEQALEIADTLVRSGAVDVLVIDSVAALTPRAELEGEMGDQLPGLQARLMSQALRKLTGSISRSHTMVIFINQIRMKIGVMFGSPETTTGGNALKFYASVRLDIRRIGAIKDRDEVVGNQTRVKVVKNKLAPPFREVEFDIMYGEGVSKLGELLDLGVKAGIVEKSGAWFSYDSQRLGQGRENSKQFLRDNPEIANAIEAAVRQSAGIIADKIAGVPEDDADGDADADRPDEDGYDAGE from the coding sequence ATGGCGCAGTCGGATCTACGCCTGGTTGAGGGGTCGTCCGTGGACAAGACGAAAGCGCTGACGGCGGCGATCAGCCAGATCGAGCGCTCGTTCGGCAAGGGCTCGATCATGAAGCTCGGCGCCGGGCAGACGATCGAGGTCGAGACCGTGTCGACCGGCTCGCTCGGGCTCGACATCGCCCTCGGCATCGGCGGCCTGCCCAAGGGCCGCATCGTCGAGATCTACGGACCGGAGTCGTCGGGCAAGACGACGCTCGCCCTTCACACCGTCGCCGAGGCACAGAAGAAGGGCGGCATCGCCGCGTTCATCGACGCCGAGCACGCGCTCGACCCGATCTACGCCCGCAAGCTCGGCGTCCAGGTCGACGATCTGTTGATCTCCCAGCCGGACGCCGGCGAGCAGGCGCTCGAGATCGCCGACACGCTCGTCCGCTCCGGCGCGGTGGACGTCCTGGTGATCGATTCGGTGGCCGCGCTCACCCCGCGCGCCGAGTTGGAAGGCGAGATGGGCGACCAGCTCCCCGGCCTGCAGGCGCGGCTGATGAGCCAGGCGCTGCGCAAGCTGACGGGCTCGATCTCGCGCTCGCACACCATGGTCATCTTCATCAACCAGATCCGCATGAAGATCGGCGTGATGTTCGGCTCGCCGGAAACGACCACCGGCGGCAACGCGCTGAAGTTCTACGCCTCCGTCCGGCTCGACATCCGCCGCATCGGCGCCATCAAGGACCGGGACGAGGTCGTCGGCAACCAGACCCGCGTGAAGGTGGTGAAGAACAAGCTCGCCCCGCCGTTCCGCGAGGTCGAGTTCGATATCATGTACGGCGAGGGCGTCTCCAAGCTGGGTGAGCTGCTCGACCTCGGCGTGAAGGCCGGCATCGTCGAGAAGTCGGGTGCCTGGTTCTCCTACGACTCGCAGCGTCTCGGTCAGGGGCGTGAGAACTCCAAGCAGTTCCTGCGCGACAATCCCGAGATCGCCAACGCCATCGAGGCCGCGGTCCGGCAGTCCGCCGGCATCATCGCCGACAAGATCGCCGGCGTCCCGGAAGACGACGCCGACGGCGACGCCGATGCCGACAGACCCGACGAAGACGGCTACGACGCCGGCGAATAG
- the dksA gene encoding RNA polymerase-binding protein DksA, translating to MNERQREYFRKKLLDWRSDILREAKFTLEQLAERERNHPDLTDRATSEADHAIELRARDRQRKLIAKIDSALSRIEDGSYGYCEETGEPIGLRRLDARPIATLSIEAQERHERRERIHRDD from the coding sequence ATGAATGAGCGGCAGAGAGAGTATTTTCGCAAGAAACTGCTGGATTGGCGGTCCGATATCTTGCGGGAAGCGAAGTTCACGTTGGAGCAGCTCGCCGAGCGCGAGCGAAATCATCCGGACCTGACCGATCGTGCGACGTCCGAAGCGGACCACGCGATCGAGCTTCGGGCCCGCGACCGGCAGCGCAAGTTGATCGCCAAGATCGACTCCGCGCTCTCCCGGATCGAGGATGGCTCCTACGGATACTGCGAAGAGACGGGGGAGCCGATCGGCCTGCGCCGCTTGGACGCCCGCCCCATCGCCACTCTCTCCATCGAGGCGCAGGAGCGCCACGAACGCCGCGAACGCATCCACCGGGACGACTGA
- a CDS encoding MoxR family ATPase, translated as MRFEGSASYVATKDLSVAVNAAIALERPLLVKGEPGTGKSVLAHEVAAALGAPLIEWHIKSTTKAREGLYEYDAVARLRDSQLGDPRVSDISNYIRRGKLWDSFVADDRPVLLIDEIDKADIEFPNDLLLELDRMEFDVLETGEHIKAARRPVVIITSNNEKELPDAFLRRCFFHYIKFPDAQTLAAIVEVHFPDLKKELLREALETFFALRDVPGLKKRPSTSELLDWIKLLVVEDLDPSTIAEKKAGNILPPLHGALIKNEQDVHLFERLAFLDRARR; from the coding sequence ATGCGATTTGAAGGTTCGGCCAGCTACGTCGCGACCAAGGACCTGTCGGTCGCCGTAAATGCGGCGATCGCCCTGGAACGGCCACTTTTGGTGAAGGGTGAGCCCGGCACCGGCAAGTCCGTGCTCGCCCACGAGGTCGCCGCCGCGCTCGGCGCACCGCTGATCGAGTGGCACATCAAATCCACAACAAAAGCACGCGAGGGCCTCTACGAGTACGACGCCGTGGCGCGCCTGCGCGACAGTCAGCTCGGCGACCCGCGCGTGTCGGACATCTCGAACTATATCCGCCGCGGCAAGCTGTGGGACTCGTTCGTGGCCGACGACCGGCCGGTGCTGCTGATCGACGAGATCGACAAAGCGGATATCGAGTTTCCCAACGACCTCCTCCTCGAGCTGGATCGGATGGAGTTCGACGTGCTGGAGACCGGCGAGCACATCAAGGCCGCGCGCCGCCCGGTCGTCATCATCACCTCCAACAACGAGAAGGAGCTGCCGGACGCCTTCCTGCGCCGCTGTTTCTTCCACTACATCAAGTTCCCCGACGCGCAGACGCTGGCCGCCATCGTCGAGGTCCACTTCCCCGACCTGAAGAAGGAGCTGCTGCGCGAGGCGCTGGAGACCTTCTTCGCGCTGCGCGACGTGCCGGGGCTGAAAAAGCGCCCCTCGACGTCGGAATTGCTGGACTGGATCAAGCTCCTGGTGGTGGAGGACCTCGATCCGTCGACCATCGCGGAGAAGAAGGCCGGCAACATCCTGCCGCCGCTGCACGGCGCGCTGATCAAGAACGAGCAGGACGTGCACCTCTTCGAGCGGCTGGCCTTCCTCGACCGGGCGCGCCGCTGA
- a CDS encoding ATP-binding protein has translation MNAIPPRLVDTPSDAPARRCSAPASETSLVTVGAFAALSGAAASMAFGGPAALSGTLALAALGAAGYGALRHLRPATATAPPASRVLATPAGPMAVTTVTGALVATNAAFADLMEARGCEAHPDALAAGPDAALALFALRRRAMAEGEADGFLPPDLFARLTCRDGRIVHQFEPAAPGAVPAGTALGQTLVDIVPAAAAVADLEGTIHAANSRYHTLAGEGANLADGLVAEDGVVGRLVRQAHQHGTSRTDATLRHTPGRRVRLSANPFPGREDRVMIVLSDVTDQSELEAQIAQSQKMQAIGQLAGGIAHDFNNVLQAIIGFSDLLLQSHRPSDPAFRDIMNIKQSAQRAAGLVKQLLAFSRRQTLRPTVLNLNDVVADLSIMLDRLLGETVKLELAYGRDLWPVLADLSQIEQVVINLSVNARDAMKGGGTLTIRTRNVPAGEAESDGADEVPGDTVLVEIEDVGTGMPQEMLDKIFEPFFTTKATGEGTGLGLSTVYGIVKQTGGALSVKSEVGTGTIFRIYLPRTEVAERSPASAESERAPAPSGDLTGSATLLLVEDEEAIRTFAARALTAKGYRVLSAESGVEAAEIFAEEGDAIDLVVTDVIMPELDGPSLVKKVRAERPDLKVLFMSGYADGASLDELPDAQFLAKPFTLKALAEAVKRELGRS, from the coding sequence ATGAACGCCATTCCGCCCCGTCTGGTCGACACACCGTCCGACGCGCCCGCGCGTCGATGTTCCGCGCCCGCCTCGGAGACGAGCCTCGTCACCGTCGGCGCCTTCGCGGCGCTGTCCGGCGCCGCCGCGTCGATGGCGTTCGGCGGGCCCGCGGCGCTCTCCGGCACACTCGCGCTCGCTGCCCTCGGTGCGGCAGGATACGGCGCATTGCGCCATCTTCGCCCCGCGACGGCCACCGCCCCGCCCGCTTCGCGCGTCCTCGCCACACCCGCCGGCCCGATGGCCGTGACGACCGTGACGGGCGCCCTCGTCGCCACCAACGCCGCGTTCGCGGATTTGATGGAGGCGCGCGGCTGCGAGGCACATCCGGACGCGCTCGCCGCCGGTCCGGACGCCGCGCTGGCCCTCTTCGCGCTGCGCCGCCGGGCGATGGCCGAGGGCGAGGCGGACGGCTTCTTGCCGCCGGATCTCTTCGCCCGCCTCACCTGCCGCGACGGGCGCATCGTCCACCAGTTCGAGCCCGCGGCGCCCGGCGCCGTTCCCGCCGGCACCGCGCTGGGGCAGACCCTGGTCGACATCGTCCCCGCGGCCGCCGCCGTCGCCGACCTCGAAGGCACCATCCACGCCGCCAATTCGCGCTACCACACCCTCGCCGGCGAGGGGGCCAACCTCGCCGACGGACTCGTCGCCGAGGACGGCGTGGTCGGCCGCCTGGTGCGCCAGGCCCACCAGCACGGCACCAGCCGCACCGACGCGACGTTGCGCCACACGCCCGGCCGCCGCGTGCGCCTCTCCGCCAACCCCTTTCCGGGGCGCGAGGATCGGGTGATGATCGTCCTGTCCGACGTCACCGACCAGTCCGAGCTGGAAGCGCAGATCGCGCAGAGCCAGAAGATGCAGGCGATCGGCCAGCTCGCCGGGGGCATCGCGCACGATTTCAACAACGTGCTGCAGGCGATCATCGGTTTCTCGGACCTGCTGTTGCAGAGCCACCGCCCGTCGGACCCCGCCTTCCGCGACATCATGAACATCAAGCAGTCGGCGCAGCGGGCGGCGGGACTCGTCAAGCAGCTCCTCGCCTTCTCGCGCCGGCAGACGCTGCGGCCCACCGTCCTCAACCTCAACGACGTCGTGGCCGACCTCTCCATCATGCTCGACCGCCTACTGGGCGAGACGGTGAAACTGGAGCTGGCCTACGGGCGCGACCTGTGGCCGGTTCTGGCCGACCTCTCCCAGATCGAGCAGGTGGTCATCAACCTCTCGGTCAATGCGCGCGATGCGATGAAGGGAGGCGGCACGCTCACCATCCGCACCCGCAACGTGCCCGCCGGGGAAGCGGAGAGCGACGGCGCGGACGAGGTCCCCGGCGACACCGTGCTGGTCGAGATCGAGGACGTCGGCACCGGCATGCCGCAGGAGATGCTGGACAAGATCTTCGAGCCCTTCTTCACCACCAAGGCGACCGGGGAGGGCACCGGGCTCGGCCTGTCCACCGTCTACGGCATCGTCAAGCAGACGGGGGGCGCCCTGTCGGTCAAGAGCGAGGTCGGGACGGGGACGATCTTCCGCATCTACCTGCCGCGCACGGAGGTCGCCGAGCGTTCGCCCGCCAGCGCGGAGAGCGAGCGCGCGCCCGCCCCCAGCGGCGACCTCACCGGCTCGGCCACGCTGCTGCTGGTGGAAGACGAAGAGGCGATCCGCACCTTCGCCGCCCGCGCCCTCACCGCGAAGGGCTACCGCGTGCTGTCGGCCGAATCGGGTGTCGAGGCGGCGGAGATCTTCGCCGAGGAAGGCGACGCGATCGACCTCGTGGTCACCGACGTCATCATGCCGGAGCTGGACGGGCCGAGCCTCGTCAAGAAAGTGCGCGCCGAGCGACCCGACCTCAAGGTTCTCTTCATGTCCGGTTACGCCGATGGCGCCTCGCTGGACGAATTGCCCGACGCCCAGTTCCTCGCCAAACCCTTCACGCTCAAGGCTTTGGCGGAGGCCGTGAAGCGCGAACTGGGGCGCAGCTGA